One genomic region from Reichenbachiella ulvae encodes:
- a CDS encoding TetR/AcrR family transcriptional regulator has translation MLDISLVIEEKYFNKDPQSTDLGRSIISASIELMDELGFEHFTFKKLATKIQSTEASVYRYFDNKLKLLLYLTNWYWAWLEYQIDYNTHHLSNPDEKLKIIIKIISQSQSAIEQVNLPGAETSVLRRIVMSESDKTYLNKQVDQNNHQGLFRGFKKLCNKIATVISELDPDYKYPHALGSSILEASHQQAFFAQHLPSITDVSMDKKEGLNTQVCDFIEDLAFKVLSSKTNPTEKA, from the coding sequence GTGTTAGATATCTCACTAGTCATAGAGGAAAAGTACTTCAACAAAGATCCACAATCAACAGATCTAGGAAGGAGTATTATATCTGCCAGCATCGAGCTGATGGACGAGTTGGGGTTCGAACATTTTACTTTTAAGAAATTAGCGACCAAAATTCAGTCGACGGAAGCCTCGGTGTATCGCTACTTCGACAACAAACTGAAACTGCTACTCTATCTCACCAATTGGTATTGGGCATGGCTGGAGTATCAGATTGATTACAACACACATCACTTGTCCAATCCTGATGAAAAATTGAAAATCATCATAAAAATCATCAGTCAATCACAGTCAGCAATAGAGCAAGTGAATCTGCCAGGTGCAGAAACCTCAGTCCTACGAAGAATCGTGATGAGTGAGTCCGACAAGACTTATCTCAACAAACAAGTAGACCAGAACAATCATCAAGGGTTATTCAGAGGGTTCAAAAAGCTATGTAACAAAATCGCTACGGTGATTTCTGAATTGGACCCAGATTACAAATATCCACATGCATTGGGCAGTAGCATTTTGGAAGCCTCTCATCAACAGGCTTTTTTTGCACAGCACTTACCATCTATTACAGATGTGTCCATGGACAAAAAAGAAGGTCTTAACACCCAGGTTTGTGATTTCATAGAAGACTTGGCATTTAAAGTACTCAGCAGCAAAACCAATCCAACGGAGAAAGCATAA
- a CDS encoding peptidase domain-containing ABC transporter, with the protein MNGNKSIYEGKLTPFKRLFNMLTLDKSEIFIIYAYAIFNGLINLTLPLGVQAIIGFVISAEYSASLGILIFIVVVGVAAAGIIQILQLSLTELLQRRIFTRSSFEFAYRIPRFKMESISSFYAPELMNRFFDTLNIQKGLSKILIDVSSSTLQIVFGMLLLSLYHPFFVFFGIVLLGLITIIFIVTGPKGLKTSILESKYKYQVAHWLEELARVMGTFKLAGKTDLPIRKMNEYVGNYLKFRKQHFNILILQFSNIVGFKTVITAGLLILGSALVINQEINLGQFVASEIIILLVLSSVEKLILSMETVYDVLTGIEKLGQVTDIEMESDEGLDLEAITKGKKISVELSDLSFTYPSDTKPAIQNLNLKVEGGEKVAITGINESGKSTLIALISGLYSHYQGSILFNGVPLNNISIMSFRSVIGDNLGMQDLFFGTLEENITVGKEEIEIEDILWAIEKVGLNNYFKGLSKGLNTMIQPEGQGLSSSIRQKIILARTIAERPKIIVMDKTLQGLEFEDRKQISQILTSPDQPWTLLAVTSDPLMMDGCDKIVTLEKGTVVDIKTQKPSNQKRR; encoded by the coding sequence ATGAACGGAAACAAATCCATATACGAAGGCAAACTCACCCCATTCAAGCGGCTTTTCAATATGCTTACGCTAGACAAGAGTGAGATATTTATCATCTATGCCTATGCCATTTTCAATGGACTCATCAACCTGACCCTGCCATTAGGTGTTCAGGCAATCATCGGTTTTGTGATAAGTGCAGAATACTCTGCGTCATTAGGTATTTTGATATTTATAGTAGTGGTCGGGGTAGCTGCTGCCGGTATTATTCAAATTTTGCAATTGTCATTAACGGAACTTTTGCAACGAAGAATATTCACTCGCTCCTCCTTCGAGTTTGCTTATCGAATCCCACGATTCAAAATGGAATCCATTTCCAGTTTTTATGCGCCGGAGTTGATGAACCGCTTCTTTGATACTTTAAATATTCAAAAAGGGCTATCTAAAATCCTGATCGATGTATCCAGTTCTACACTGCAGATCGTATTTGGGATGCTGCTACTTTCGCTATACCACCCCTTCTTCGTATTTTTTGGTATCGTTCTACTGGGTCTCATTACCATTATCTTTATAGTGACAGGACCAAAAGGGCTAAAAACCAGTATTCTCGAATCGAAATACAAATATCAGGTAGCACACTGGCTAGAAGAACTGGCTCGTGTGATGGGCACCTTCAAACTTGCAGGAAAAACCGACCTTCCTATTAGGAAAATGAATGAATATGTAGGCAACTACCTGAAATTCAGAAAGCAACACTTCAACATCCTCATCCTTCAGTTTTCAAACATCGTAGGATTCAAAACCGTGATTACGGCAGGTCTATTGATTTTGGGTAGTGCTCTGGTCATCAACCAGGAGATCAACCTGGGGCAGTTTGTAGCATCTGAGATCATCATTCTTTTGGTTTTAAGTTCAGTTGAAAAACTCATCCTAAGCATGGAAACAGTGTACGATGTACTGACAGGAATCGAAAAGTTAGGTCAGGTAACAGATATCGAAATGGAAAGTGACGAAGGGTTGGATTTGGAAGCCATCACCAAAGGAAAGAAAATATCGGTGGAACTGTCAGATCTCAGTTTCACATATCCATCAGATACCAAACCCGCCATCCAAAACCTGAACCTGAAGGTCGAAGGTGGAGAAAAAGTGGCCATCACTGGGATAAACGAATCTGGTAAGTCTACACTAATCGCTCTGATTTCAGGACTTTACAGTCACTATCAGGGCTCTATATTATTCAATGGAGTACCACTCAACAATATTAGCATCATGAGCTTCCGATCTGTAATCGGAGACAATCTAGGCATGCAGGATTTGTTCTTTGGTACGCTGGAAGAAAACATCACTGTAGGAAAAGAGGAGATAGAAATAGAAGACATTCTTTGGGCCATCGAAAAGGTAGGACTAAATAACTATTTCAAAGGCTTATCCAAAGGCCTCAACACCATGATACAACCAGAAGGGCAAGGACTCTCTTCGAGTATAAGACAAAAAATCATTTTGGCCCGAACCATAGCCGAACGACCAAAAATCATTGTGATGGATAAAACATTACAGGGACTAGAGTTCGAAGACCGCAAGCAGATCAGTCAGATTTTAACCTCACCGGATCAGCCCTGGACTTTGCTAGCCGTGACCAGCGACCCACTCATGATGGATGGCTGTGACAAAATCGTAACCCTGGAAAAAGGAACAGTAGTGGATATCAAAACTCAAAAACCTTCAAACCAAAAAAGGAGATAG
- a CDS encoding HlyD family secretion protein gives MLNISHNSIDREEILKDQSSYQDVMKSKASKSLVRLLTALFLIGFILLFFPWTQNIRARGTLTTLRPENREQEIHSVISGRVEKWYVREGQFVSKGDTIIFISEMKSEYLDPDLIQKSQNQADAKGASVKSYDDKADALRRQITALQNNRKLKLKQAKNYLNQNRLKVNSDSIEYQTALVNLDIAQKQFARQEKLYEQGLKSLTELEARKQKLQEAVNKSNYYQNKWFTSQNQLINAELNINTIEGEFQEKIAKAQSDLQSAISKSLEAVSDFNKLSIQQSNYSRRSGFYHITAPQDGYVTKAITTGIGETVKEGDAIFSFIPANYDLAVQLYIRPIDLPLIHEGRKVQIQFDGWPALVFSGWPNLSFGTYRGTVVAYDKAASANGEFRVLVAPDPESPEWPKLLRIGSGAYGIALLKNVPIWYELWRNLNGFPPDFYTNEDLKKMKAKGQVK, from the coding sequence ATGCTTAATATTTCGCACAATTCGATCGACAGAGAAGAAATACTAAAGGATCAATCCTCCTATCAGGATGTGATGAAATCCAAGGCATCCAAATCTTTGGTTCGCCTACTCACCGCATTGTTTCTAATAGGATTCATCCTGTTATTCTTTCCATGGACTCAAAATATCAGAGCCAGAGGCACACTCACTACCTTGCGACCTGAAAATCGAGAGCAGGAGATTCATTCAGTGATCTCAGGACGAGTGGAAAAATGGTATGTCCGAGAAGGTCAATTTGTAAGCAAAGGAGATACGATCATATTTATATCTGAGATGAAATCTGAGTACCTGGATCCTGACTTGATTCAGAAATCTCAAAATCAAGCTGATGCCAAAGGAGCCTCAGTCAAATCTTATGATGACAAAGCAGACGCACTGAGAAGACAAATTACCGCACTTCAAAACAATAGAAAATTAAAACTAAAGCAGGCCAAAAACTACCTGAATCAAAACAGGTTGAAGGTCAATTCTGATAGTATAGAATATCAAACTGCATTGGTCAATCTGGATATCGCTCAGAAGCAATTTGCCCGTCAAGAGAAATTGTACGAGCAAGGACTGAAGTCTTTGACCGAACTGGAAGCCAGAAAACAAAAGCTTCAAGAGGCTGTAAACAAGAGCAACTATTACCAAAACAAATGGTTTACCAGTCAGAATCAGTTGATCAATGCGGAACTGAACATCAATACGATCGAAGGAGAATTTCAGGAAAAAATCGCCAAGGCTCAATCTGATTTACAATCTGCCATTTCCAAATCACTAGAAGCCGTAAGTGACTTCAACAAACTTTCGATCCAACAATCCAACTATTCCAGAAGATCGGGATTTTACCACATCACAGCTCCTCAAGATGGCTATGTGACCAAAGCAATCACAACAGGTATCGGCGAAACGGTAAAAGAAGGGGATGCCATCTTTAGTTTCATCCCTGCTAACTATGACCTGGCCGTGCAGTTATATATCCGACCGATAGATCTTCCATTGATCCATGAAGGTCGCAAGGTTCAAATCCAGTTCGATGGATGGCCAGCTTTAGTATTTAGCGGATGGCCAAACCTTTCCTTTGGTACTTACAGAGGAACGGTAGTCGCTTATGACAAGGCTGCTTCAGCCAATGGAGAATTCAGAGTACTGGTAGCACCAGACCCTGAATCACCAGAATGGCCAAAACTTCTACGCATTGGTTCTGGCGCTTATGGTATCGCCTTGTTGAAAAACGTACCTATCTGGTATGAACTCTGGCGAAATCTAAATGGCTTCCCTCCAGATTTTTATACCAACGAAGATTTGAAAAAAATGAAAGCAAAAGGTCAAGTAAAATG